The following DNA comes from Papaver somniferum cultivar HN1 chromosome 4, ASM357369v1, whole genome shotgun sequence.
gtttgtagcaatctgattctatggacaaaggtgctatctctataaacgtatcgccagtcttcgatggcacgaactatttatggtggaaaattgcaatgcattctttcattcaagcgcgagactttcaatcatgggttcgtattgttaatgactatgatcctccatcagttacagtagacggtgtaactgttgaaaagaatattggtgattataatgatcttgagattcttgttgcaaagcaaaattctgaaggattaaatgcgatcatccacgccattaccccagatcttcaacaccacgttactacgtgtaataagtctaaagatacttgggatatcttagaaaccgtattctaaaggaatgccgcagagaaagaagaaaggcttcaaaatctagcttctgactgggaaaaccttcgcatgtctgatgatgaaagctttgatgagtttaaccaaagactttctcaaatagttaaatcctcatttgcgttaggaagaactattccggagaaagatattgtgtgcaaaattctcaggtctctaccatcaagatacgagtctaataaacatgccattgaagaaggaaacgatctttctacactctccagaaatactcttgctggaaagttaaagatctttgataatgaacacgcaagaaaataGGTGATTTCTCTGAAAGTTGCAAACAAttatgaatcctctaaggataaatgtGGTtcaccagatactaaggatgttactccatgacaatttagaaaattcttgagagacagaaAAAAGAGTTTCTCCAAAAGtgtaacatctcctaaggatgatATACAATGCTATAATTGTCGTGGTTTCGggaacttgtcttcagtatgtcctagatggagccgtagaaaatcggcatatgcagcagatttgcctactcttgatgatggacctgaattttataatccccaagagttggatggcgaggttgcattaacttctgaaaaaattcttgcggatactgattctgattctgacgaagaagtgttccatgtggatccagttgctaataaccttcttaaagaaagtcataaAAAACTCACGGAAGATGaaacaccattttcagtgagaaagttaaatatgacagacttcgtagtcgaaataaagacttgcaagaccaatttgattctagtggtgcaagggATTATCTTAAAGAAAtacgaaatcttaaagaagaaattgtcgaaggtcgtgatcgggaaattattcttcaagcaaagctagaaagcttggaaaacattgagatgaacttgttatttgattcagaacgagaagattTCAAAGTTCAacatgaatcatccaagaatgatctagttattgcgcttgagaaggtcaaaagtttggaagaagaaaactcgagcttaaaagagagtttgtctagaaataacaTCTCAGATAAATTAaactcgatattgggagcatgtagaattcatcgcggtacacgaggattgggctatgaaggaatagacgctcctagtatttgcaaagagttaaaatttgtcaaagctaaagtttcttctcaaccaaaaccttccacggttgacaaaagtaaagtatctctatcaactgctgataacgaaaaaaggaaatcctgtcaagttccaaagcaagcacataaacattcaggtaacactaaacgtaactttttccattctactaaacattttttttattgtggaaaaccaggtcacttgcaaaggaattgcagatttcttaaactaGATAATACCAGATcttattctgttaagatgacaagatctgatgttccaaactggagaaaaactgagtctcataatatcagttttttcagtattccccccaagaagttccataattatattggggagaaaaagaaatacgttgctccaaaatctgctcagaaatgggtaccaaagaagaccagtAAAGCAacaagtactattaagaaggatctcccagacaagagttcgacaagggataacatcttaaaaaggtatatatggaacagttattgaaagtttcaaggaagttgttaaattcctagattccatgtttgattttatttCGAATACCTGTcctgagcaagattttgctcacctcaacacaacctgagtgtgttgaaagtgcatcctcaccatgaagccctattaaatgcggtgaggattgcaaaagaattggggcgcacatattttGTTGGGTAATTTCTGGATATgtggaataatttattgtttcgagctgagtctaactggcttacatatttctcaaaatatgagttggtaggctttcgcttcaaccaagttcatctttacctagtgacgaaagtcatgatatgtttcaatcactttgaaaatttctttgacgaaaaatggtataacaattatataacatcctctaagaatgtttcaatgattgaaatgagagtttagattacataaccaatggtggacataagcattgttatggaaacacatttatatataagtcttattccttgaaccaaagtttgcgaactttgttgatcaagagaaccggaagcatggagtgagccaagtccgcgaactgccgaagttctcaaaaccgagaatttctgctgaagttgacaaactacttgcgtgaaactaagtccgcgaaccggcgaagttctcatacccgagaatttctgctggagtttgtaaaatctGCATGGTaacttaagcccgcgaacctagtctgcgaacttgagtgaggttatatctaaagatgattgttttgaacttatttataaatactaaggaatgcagtttgcaaaccgtggctataaatttcatgaaccgattcaagtgaatcaaatcatctttgcttcaattgtgtcttgtgtagttacataagatttccttgcaattgaacaactctctaactagttcatgtgaagtcatttgaactagttatggttaagatgaatatggttagataccacatgtatgagtcttaattacctaacttgatttgtgattggaattcttaaatataacagattagaagcaattatcaaagccatggatgttggtttttattgtcaaagaatcttttttcaTACTCttttggtaaccattcttggtgtaaatccttatgaaaAGAttgttcttccttctaagcatatcaattcttgttcatacaagtttgtatcttagaaaagatgatcacaatatttgatcttcatggTTGCATATTGTGTATTATAACCATGAGATAGTTAtattgttcagtaacttgatctcatgagagactttcaatgattgattAGCATCTTTTCAAGATTCAGTTGCAGAGACGATTCCCTCTCTTTCCTCCTCTACGCAAAATAGTGATAGTTTTGATTATATACAAGATTTATTTACGAAATTGAAACCGGAATGGTGTGTTTTTGAgttgaaaaactcaaataaactcACTGATACTAATAAACTGACTTACATCTACCAGCGTTTTTTAGATTCTGATATGAGATTGTCTTTTCATGCCGGTGTGTTTCCTGATACTTTGAATCAAGTTGTTCTTCCCGGTCCATTTATTCTTCaggttgatgatgttgttgatatATGTTGTTATCCACGGTGTCTTCTGTTTTCTATGACGGATGGTGTTCAATATGTACCTGCTTTGGAGACCAAGCATATCGAAGCTCTTGAAAATTTGCCTCCTGCTGGTTCGAAGGTTGTCATTCGTGATGCAAGTCTTCTAAATGGGATTCTAATGCTGGTGCCTGAAGGCTTTAAAATACTTGGTGGAATTGTGAAACATTTGGAATCTAAACGCAGGAAACTAGATGAAGAACCAAATATGCTTCTTAGAGTTGAAAGAATGCAAGTGGGGATTGATCATTCTTCGATTTGGGAACTCAATGGTGTTGGTGGTCGAACCATTGCTGACCTTTTAGCTTTGCGGGATGCAATTTCCTCCGGATCATCTATCTAAGGAACTCCTCCTATGCCATCTGCCAACAACACCCTTATAGAGGCTGCTGGGTTTGATGAAATCAATGATGCTACTGTGGCTATTTCCGAAATAGATCTTGCAGATCATCCATCCTACGATGTTGTATCACATACCTCGAGTGTGCTCGGTAGTATGCTTATACAGAGTAAGAAACACTCTACTGTTCCGGTAGATTCCGTGATAGATGATTAAATGTGGTATCTGGAATTATGACATTAGATGCCTCGTGGCTTCTGAAATGACTTGAAATATCACCTTAGCCCGGAAAGGAGCCATGAAATGAATCTTcagttgttgttttttgttttttttaactcGTATATTGAACTGAAGCTTCTGTTAAAATCTTTTTTGGTGAAGTCATCTTTATTTCccctttttatttccttttgtccaGGTACTCTTTGAATTAATTATGGTGGTACAAGAAATGAAAtgtttgtttaaaaaaaaagagatcacAAAAAGTAAAACATTGTGATTGTTTTCATCCAAAGAGATCACAAACCAGTTTAAGCATATTACAAATTGTAATGTCTATTCAGTCTTAAACATAGATCTTAAAAGATAAAcaacactcaaataaaaattctgAATAGAAAATTGAAACAGGGCAAAACAAACTAAAAAGCATAGTAAGTGCATGTTTTTCTTCCTGCAACCAGTCGTCCTAAAGCTAGGTTGTTATCGAGAAGGTGCAACATTTGATCAATTTTATTAGGAAAGTCAAATATAATAGTTTCAGCTTCTTTGGGAATGAAGGTTTTCAGAGATACGATGTTCTCCACTTGAGCGTGCAGCTGATAATCCATGGACGGGCAATAAATATTATCATCATCACTAATAAAACGCTCTAGGTTTTCATTCATCTTAGTTTGAAAAAGACCAGGATAGGTGCGGGAGAATTCAACCACCTTGAGATGTTTCACTTTCAACTTGTAGAATATAAGACGTTCCCCATTAAACCAATATAATAACACCTGATCGGACAAAGTTAGTATACGTATAGGAGGTGTGGCAGCATAAGTGTCAAAGTATGAACAGAGGTGAGTTGGCAGTAAGCCTTTTTGATCCTTAATATGAACATCGAAAGTCTCCTCCCTGGTCCATATTTGATTGTCCTTGTCCTTCAGTATATACATATGGATcttgtaacaacaacaacaaacaccggtcTGATAATTGCAGCGATGGCCGCAATGATCAATATTGTTGGATCTTATTATCCTCCCAGAACGTGCAATGCAAGGGTATCCTTTATACTCCAGAAGATCCTGACACTCATGTACCGCTGTTGTCAGAGTACATTCAGTCGGGAGTCGAATGAAGCGAATCTTCTCGTTGTGGAGGTCGAACGAGAGCAACATGTTAATCTTATCATTATTATCACCAAATGTATTTTGCGTCCTCCAATAAAGATCACCCTCGCAAAAGGTGGCTGGTTTACATAATATTGTGGGAACTCTAATGACCATTGGACTAGGAAAGGGAGATGAACCCGGTGGTGGTGACATATCAAAAGTACTAGTAGGTATCCTTCTCCATGACCTAGTTCCCAATGTAATGACTCGGTGGTTGTTGGCCTTTGAAGAAAAACAATGATAGACTTGTATACTTGTGATAATGAATCATAACCAAAACCATGACACAAGTAGatgtgtagaaaatctgatatgaaagacttaatgaaataacacaaaattaaactcaaacaaacttctatTAATTGATGTGTTTCGACTCATGGcttaaaaacctatttatatgtttaaaaaacttgactctcaagtaaaaagacttttctaaacaaaatcaaactctaacaagaaacttctaCACAATTCTtacgtaaataaactcttaaaaccagtaatacttgcaacccaagtaaacttctaaaaaACTGTATCATGGATCAACAACGCTTGTTtatccattcacttcatgtcaactgtaccagttgatctAACCACATtctgtcaactctcatagttTATCCATACTACTGTatcaacaacacttgttgatcccttctgtcttcttcatagtatcttggtttattcttcaacatcctcccttaaaccaagatactctttgcTAATCATTCCAAGCTTTCCACGTAAGTAAATGAAAGTGTTAGACTTCAAACACTTGGTGAAATTATCATCCACTTGTTCTTCACTTTCAACAAACTCAACAACTATCTCCTTATTGCTTACAAGTTCTATGATGTAATGATATTTGATATCAATATGCTTACTTCTTCCATGAAGTAATGAATTCTTAGTTAGTGAAATTGTCGACTTAttatcacaaactattgttgttggtgttgtttgttcttgaaaaaatgacttcaacatcgttaTTAACCATATTGCCTGTGTAACACAGTTGCTAGCAGCTATATACTCATCTTCTGTTGTAGATAGTGCAACAACTTATTGCTTCAtagatgaccaagagaaaaaaccaGTTCCCAACTGAAATCCATAACCTGATGTACTTATTCTTCCTTCTGTATctccagcccaatcactatcagtaAAACCAACCAGTTTTGGATCTTCTAAAACAGTATAGAAGATTCCCATGCTTGTTGTTCCTTTTACATACTTCAGAATAcgttttgcagcttgtaaatgTGATTGTCTAGGAGCTTCCATAAACCTACTAACCAACCCAACCCCATAcatgatatcaggtcttgtagcagTCAAATATCTTAAACATCCAAAAAGACCTTTAAAATCTGTTGAATTCACAAGCTCTCCTGATCCATCTTTTGTCAACTTCAGTATTTCTTCTACTGGTGTTAAAATCTGattacaattatccatcttgaaacgcttcaaaattccttcagcatacctttgttgattaataaaaattcctctttcagtttgttgaacttcaataccaagaaaatatgacatcaaaccaagatctgtcatgtcaaactccttcaccatatcctccctgaattcTTTGATCATCTCTGAACTATTTCCAGTAAATATGagatcatccacatataaacacactataatatgactgCCAAGACCATCATCTTTCAAATATaaagtatgctcatgtggacatcttgtaaaacctttcttgagaaaataagaatctattcttgtataccaagctcttggtgcttgtttcagaccatacaaatctttgtttagcttgtatacttcattctccttcccctccataatgTAGCCAGCTGGTTGCtcaacataaacttcttcttccaatactccattcaagaatgctgacttcacatccatctgaaaaATCTTCCAATTCTTTTGTGCAGCTAAAGCAATAATCATTCTTATTGATCAAGTCTTGCACCTGGTGAAAACACTTATGAGTAATCAACTCCTTGTCTCTGTCTACACCCCTTAGCAACTAATCTTTCTTTCAATCTTTCTTTTTCACCATTTGACTTATATTTTGTTTTGTAAACCCACTTGACACAAATAGGTTTCTTTCCTGGTGGAAGTGTTGTCAGTTCCCAAGTGTTATTCTTCTCAGTTGACTTAAATTCTTCATTCATAgcttgaatccaaccttgttctttAGCAGCTTCTTCATAAGCTACAGGATTACAATCTCCAACAATGCAAAGTTCactacatcatcatcatcttcatcatctcttgttaaaacataatcattcaacctagaaggtatgatatatttcttcttggtcttgtgTTTTCTTGTTGTGTTATTGTTTCAGTTCTTGCTTCCTCATGTTGTTCTTCAACATTGTCTTGATCTTgtacttcttcttcaactacaaTTAGAACTGTTCTGACAGCAGTAGGTGGATCGACATTCCTTGTTGATCCATTATTATTTTAATCAACATTAATTGTTGATCCAGTGTTATGTGGATAAACAttcattgttgatccattattccagttccattttgaatcttcattaaagatcacatctctacttgtaaacacttttcctgCTTCTGGGTTGTATAATTTATATCCTTTGGTTAGTGAACTATAACCAACAAGGATACACTTATCACTCTTGTCATCCAATTTATTTCTTAGTTCTTTGGGTACATGTGCATGTGCAATACACCAAAAACTCTCAGATGTCTACACTTAGTCTTACACCTCTCCAAGCTTCTGCTGGTGTTATGTTGTTCAAACTATTTGTAGGATATCTGTTGAGTAAATACACAGCCGTGTCAACTGCATAACCCCAAAAACAttttggtaaatcttttgttcttcttatagttcttgccatctccattatggttctattctttctctctgcaactccattctgttgtggtgtatatcttgCAGTTAGTGGATGTTGAATGCCATGTTCTTCCATAAACTTGTCAACAACAATATATTCTTTTCCTCTATCAGTTCTCAAGATCATGATATTCTTACCAATTTGTTTCTCAGCATAAGCTTTGAAACTTCTAAAAGCTTGAAATGCATCACTCTTTTGTTTAAGTAAATAAACCCATGCctttctactaaaatcatcaatgaaagttataaaataattattacctccatgtgaaGTTACTTCAATAGGACCACACAAATCACTATAAACAATCTCCAATTGTTGATCAGTTCTTCTAGTTTTGTTGACTGAGAATGGATCCCTGTGCTGCTTGCCAAAGATGcaattttctgatgcagggcatactacaattacagaagattccgcttagaggtttggcttccatggtttcctagtttcagtctttcttatttttaggattcttttagatttccttttagttttctgtttcctagtttagttattcttcaaacctatataaaggctagattaagtcttgtaagagctatctattactcaatcaaattaataaacacaaaacttatctttctcttcttgcttgaattctcttctcttcttgcttatagcaatctagtattgctttcttttaccttgttccacattagttggtatcacccgcttagttttaggtttttcatcctatcacttgatcctttacttcgcttccgcaacaccttttcattccttttaagtacacaaaaaaaaaaaaaaaaatgactgctcatccagttactctagcagcaatcgaagctctcatcaaatctcataccgagattttggaaa
Coding sequences within:
- the LOC113272429 gene encoding uncharacterized protein LOC113272429, translated to MDNCNQILTPVEEILKLTKDGSGELVNSTDFKGLFGCLRYLTATRPDIMYGVGLVSRFMEAPRQSHLQAAKRILKYVKGTTSMGIFYTVLEDPKLVGFTDSDWAGDTEGRISTSGYGFQLGTGFFSWSSMKQ